The following coding sequences lie in one Seriola aureovittata isolate HTS-2021-v1 ecotype China chromosome 5, ASM2101889v1, whole genome shotgun sequence genomic window:
- the LOC130169118 gene encoding interleukin-8, translating to MMPKPLLLLAALTLCCCIMTIHASPRCKCIRTSSKIISLKAIMKIEVLPISGQCRWTEIIVTRKNGMKVCIDPSTPWINQLLTNLQKKNEAPTETTLSPTAPTSVF from the exons ATGATGCCCAAACCACTGCTGCTCCTGGCTGCTctgactctctgctgctgcatcatgaCTATCCATG CTTCTCCCAGGTGTAAGTGCATACGGACCAGCTCTAAAATAATCTCTCTTAAGGCTATCATGAAAATTGAGGTGCTTCCTATTTCCGGACAATGCCGCTGGACTGAAATCAT AGTCACCAGGAAGAACGGCATGAAAGTTTGCATTGATCCATCGACGCCGTGGATCAACCAGCTGCTCACCAACTTGCAAAA gAAAAATGAGGCCCCCACTGAAACCACTCTGTCACCCACTGCTCCCACCTCTGTCTTCTGA